The following proteins are co-located in the Pedobacter sp. FW305-3-2-15-E-R2A2 genome:
- a CDS encoding lycopene cyclase domain-containing protein, which translates to MNFTYLLLALGILVIPMVLLSVKKTSFNQSIKFAIPAVLITGIAFSIFATVLVMVGAWSFQPAYLTGVSLWKIPVEEFLFSMVISLAGIGIYVTLNAFFPSNALDKFSLSFSNLLMGICVAMLIFTYTKWYSAISFGVLFVLIFYIEYLNKLRFTYKFYRGFLAVLVLFYIAYGVISTLPVISYTEVMNLKLGAIPFESHFYFMGMLLMSVYLFELFKSKARA; encoded by the coding sequence ATGAATTTTACTTATCTGTTGCTGGCACTTGGCATCCTGGTTATCCCGATGGTTCTGCTATCTGTTAAAAAAACAAGTTTTAACCAAAGCATAAAGTTTGCCATTCCAGCGGTGCTGATTACCGGAATTGCCTTTTCGATATTTGCAACAGTACTGGTGATGGTGGGTGCCTGGAGTTTTCAACCTGCTTACCTGACTGGTGTATCATTATGGAAAATTCCTGTAGAAGAATTTTTGTTTTCTATGGTCATTTCTCTGGCAGGAATTGGCATCTATGTTACCTTAAATGCGTTCTTCCCCAGCAATGCTTTAGATAAGTTTAGCCTTTCTTTTAGCAATCTGCTGATGGGGATTTGTGTTGCCATGCTGATCTTTACTTATACCAAATGGTACAGTGCAATTTCATTTGGAGTACTGTTTGTCCTGATTTTTTACATTGAATACCTCAATAAACTGCGCTTCACCTATAAGTTTTACCGGGGATTTCTAGCAGTGTTGGTCCTTTTTTATATTGCTTATGGCGTTATTTCGACGTTGCCTGTGATTTCTTATACAGAGGTGATGAATTTAAAACTCGGTGCCATTCCTTTTGAAAGCCATTTTTACTTTATGGGAATGCTTTTGATGAGTGTTTACTTATTCGAGCTATTTAAAAGCAAGGCTAGAGCATAA
- a CDS encoding DUF3078 domain-containing protein gives MKKTALLLIISFFSLIGYAQEPVALDTTKRWTIHGENTFLINQSSFSNWSAGGVNAFAGNLLFNYDFNYKKDKWSWDNKAIVGFGLSKQEDVGVRKNDDKIILNSLVGYKAAKYWLYTFYANFQTQFANGYSYKADGTRTLISTAFAPAYLTFGPGFAYKRSDNFRVNISPAASRIVIVSDKRLNSQPGGAFGVKQGKTTDFQFGASLDAYYKVNLMENISFENILKLYANYLDKPQNVVTDYTGNLFMKVNKFVTVNAGVQLIYDDKTEILRKDGINKGPALQVKQIFGAGLTYKF, from the coding sequence ATGAAAAAAACAGCACTACTTTTGATCATCTCCTTTTTTAGCCTGATCGGCTATGCCCAGGAACCCGTTGCCCTGGACACCACAAAAAGATGGACCATCCATGGAGAAAATACCTTTTTAATCAACCAAAGTTCCTTTTCGAACTGGTCTGCAGGCGGTGTAAATGCCTTTGCCGGAAACCTGCTTTTTAATTACGATTTCAATTATAAAAAAGATAAATGGAGTTGGGATAATAAAGCGATAGTCGGTTTCGGATTGAGCAAACAGGAAGATGTAGGCGTCCGTAAGAATGATGATAAAATCATTCTGAACAGTTTAGTCGGATATAAAGCCGCTAAATACTGGCTATATACCTTCTATGCTAATTTCCAGACCCAGTTTGCGAATGGTTATTCTTACAAAGCGGACGGTACAAGAACATTGATTTCAACAGCTTTCGCACCAGCATATCTTACTTTTGGGCCTGGTTTTGCTTATAAACGTTCTGATAATTTTAGGGTCAATATCTCTCCTGCAGCTTCCAGGATTGTAATTGTCTCCGATAAAAGGCTGAACAGTCAGCCAGGTGGTGCTTTTGGCGTTAAGCAGGGAAAAACAACTGATTTCCAATTTGGAGCCTCATTAGATGCTTATTACAAAGTAAACCTGATGGAAAACATCAGCTTTGAGAATATCCTGAAACTATATGCCAACTACCTTGACAAACCACAAAATGTAGTTACCGATTATACGGGCAATCTGTTTATGAAAGTAAATAAGTTTGTAACTGTAAATGCCGGCGTACAATTAATCTATGATGATAAAACTGAAATTCTTAGAAAGGATGGCATCAATAAAGGCCCGGCTTTACAAGTGAAACAGATTTTTGGCGCCGGACTGACTTATAAATTCTAA
- a CDS encoding PfkB family carbohydrate kinase: MSLIIIGTVAFDAIETPFGKTDKIVGGAATYASLAASYFYNKVKIVAVVGDDFHKADIDTFNEHGIDTEGLQIKEGEKSFFWSGKYHNDMNSRDTLVTELNVLADFDPIIPENYQDCEYLMLGNLTPIVQRTVIERLKNRPKLIVLDTMNFWMDIMMDDLLETLKLVDVLTINDEEARQLSGEYSLVKAAKKILTMGPKYLIIKKGEHGALLFHEDKIFSAPALPLAEVFDPTGAGDTFAGGFIGYLAKVGTVNFNNMKNAIIYGSALASFCVEKFGTEKILNLTDAEVAERIQEFVKLSAFTIEA; the protein is encoded by the coding sequence ATGAGCTTGATAATCATAGGGACTGTGGCATTTGATGCTATTGAAACTCCCTTCGGAAAAACGGATAAGATAGTCGGAGGAGCCGCTACTTATGCAAGTTTAGCTGCATCCTACTTTTATAATAAAGTAAAAATCGTTGCTGTTGTTGGTGATGATTTTCATAAAGCAGACATTGACACATTCAATGAACATGGAATTGATACCGAAGGATTACAGATAAAAGAAGGAGAGAAATCGTTCTTTTGGTCTGGAAAGTACCACAATGACATGAACAGCAGGGATACTTTGGTAACTGAATTAAATGTTTTAGCTGATTTCGATCCCATCATCCCGGAAAATTATCAGGATTGTGAGTACCTGATGTTAGGAAACCTTACTCCTATCGTACAGCGTACCGTAATTGAGCGTTTAAAAAACAGACCAAAGCTGATTGTTTTAGATACCATGAATTTCTGGATGGACATCATGATGGATGACCTTTTGGAAACCCTTAAACTGGTAGACGTACTGACCATCAATGATGAAGAAGCCCGCCAGCTTTCAGGAGAATATTCTTTGGTTAAAGCCGCTAAGAAGATCCTGACTATGGGACCTAAATACCTGATTATTAAAAAAGGAGAACATGGTGCTTTGTTATTCCATGAAGACAAAATATTCTCTGCACCAGCTTTACCATTGGCAGAAGTGTTTGATCCAACAGGAGCAGGTGATACCTTTGCAGGAGGCTTTATTGGTTATCTTGCGAAAGTAGGAACAGTCAATTTCAACAATATGAAGAATGCCATCATTTATGGCTCAGCCCTTGCTTCTTTCTGCGTAGAGAAGTTTGGAACAGAAAAAATTCTTAACCTAACGGATGCAGAAGTAGCGGAACGCATTCAGGAATTCGTAAAACTAAGTGCTTTTACTATCGAAGCATAA
- a CDS encoding cytochrome b5 domain-containing protein, which produces MDLPIYTKQQLALRNGQDKPQIWVAYRGIIYDVTESRLWRNGKHYEHWAGQDLTEELPDAPHTENVFEKFIAIGKLFS; this is translated from the coding sequence ATGGATCTGCCGATTTATACCAAACAACAGCTGGCGCTTCGGAATGGGCAGGATAAGCCGCAGATCTGGGTTGCCTATCGTGGGATAATTTATGACGTTACAGAAAGTCGCCTATGGCGGAATGGTAAACATTATGAACACTGGGCAGGACAAGACCTTACTGAGGAGCTGCCTGACGCACCGCATACGGAAAATGTTTTTGAGAAGTTTATAGCGATAGGAAAGCTATTTAGTTAG
- a CDS encoding acetylxylan esterase: MGNGSVAHFYMNLSDMLTKYNKTIIMLLSLFWGLPDANAQIKGTIWDTEGIYKVPAYKVLSTDSAIGIVYQGLAYKGRPKNVFAYYASPGTLAGDRSKDKNLPAVILVHGGGGTAFKAWALLWAKKGYAAIAMDLRGNDATKKHISGGFDEPAGLTPYYSITSDLSEQWMYQAVADVILAHNLIRSFKEVDSNRTALNGISWGGIISCSLAGIDDRYKAVVPVYGCGYLFENSAMKQNIDQLKDPSRAIWIKQYDPSQYVGKAKMPVLFINGTNDGHFFLDSYEKTYRMVNDRNLSVKIGLRHNHSYGWGNEEIYSFINSYLNGTTPLPKLEAVEIKKTSIRAKIKSVVPIDKAYLNYTTDTTTALKDKKWERKDLKIKGDQICLSTLPEGVKIWYLSIVDDRGLQVSGELHWGGIN, from the coding sequence ATGGGAAACGGTAGTGTGGCTCATTTTTATATGAATTTGAGTGACATGCTAACTAAATATAATAAGACAATCATCATGCTGCTCTCTCTCTTTTGGGGATTACCAGATGCTAATGCTCAAATAAAAGGTACAATTTGGGATACAGAAGGAATTTATAAGGTACCAGCCTATAAAGTCCTAAGTACAGATTCTGCGATTGGAATTGTATATCAGGGATTAGCTTATAAGGGCCGTCCTAAAAATGTATTCGCCTACTACGCCAGCCCGGGGACACTAGCCGGAGATCGTTCTAAGGATAAGAATTTGCCAGCGGTGATATTGGTTCATGGTGGCGGAGGGACTGCATTCAAGGCCTGGGCGTTATTGTGGGCTAAAAAAGGGTATGCAGCTATCGCGATGGATTTAAGAGGTAATGATGCGACCAAAAAACATATATCAGGCGGATTTGATGAACCGGCTGGCTTGACTCCTTATTATTCAATTACTTCGGATTTAAGTGAACAATGGATGTATCAGGCGGTAGCAGATGTAATTCTGGCACACAATCTAATCAGAAGTTTTAAGGAGGTGGACAGTAATAGAACGGCGCTGAACGGAATCAGTTGGGGCGGTATTATCAGTTGTTCTCTTGCTGGTATAGACGATCGGTATAAGGCCGTAGTACCTGTATATGGATGTGGCTATTTGTTCGAAAACAGCGCGATGAAGCAAAATATCGATCAACTGAAGGATCCTAGCAGAGCAATCTGGATTAAGCAATATGATCCCTCTCAGTATGTGGGCAAAGCGAAAATGCCAGTATTGTTTATCAATGGGACTAATGACGGACATTTTTTTCTGGATAGCTACGAGAAAACCTATCGCATGGTAAATGATAGAAATCTTTCGGTTAAAATTGGCCTCAGGCATAATCATAGTTATGGCTGGGGAAATGAGGAAATCTATTCTTTCATCAATAGTTATTTGAATGGGACGACTCCTTTACCAAAATTAGAGGCCGTGGAAATTAAAAAGACTTCAATAAGAGCGAAAATTAAGTCTGTAGTGCCTATTGATAAAGCCTATCTCAATTATACAACGGATACAACCACAGCGTTAAAAGACAAAAAATGGGAGCGTAAGGATCTGAAGATAAAAGGGGATCAGATTTGTTTATCGACACTTCCTGAAGGGGTTAAGATTTGGTATTTGTCTATAGTTGATGACAGAGGGCTGCAAGTGTCGGGGGAGTTGCATTGGGGTGGTATCAATTAA
- a CDS encoding NAD(P)H-dependent oxidoreductase produces MKIFIINGGQVFGHSGGRFNATITAETIAFFESQPGFEVRTTSVNDDYNPIEEVEKYTWADVVIYHTPIWWFQVPHGLKKYIDVVFTAGHNKGIYKSDGRSSENPALNYGTGGMLHGKKYMLTTSWNAPKEAFTLPGEFFNEKSVDEGPLFGFHRMNAFTGMKPLSGIHFHDVEKNADLETDLTRYRAHLEQTFVAQLLEENSL; encoded by the coding sequence ATGAAAATATTCATCATCAACGGCGGACAGGTTTTTGGTCATTCAGGCGGTCGTTTCAATGCAACAATAACCGCGGAAACCATTGCTTTCTTTGAAAGCCAGCCAGGGTTTGAAGTCAGAACAACCAGTGTAAATGACGATTATAACCCAATAGAAGAAGTAGAAAAATATACCTGGGCAGATGTCGTAATTTATCATACACCGATCTGGTGGTTCCAGGTACCACATGGCCTTAAAAAATACATTGATGTGGTGTTTACCGCAGGACACAATAAAGGCATCTATAAAAGTGATGGGCGTTCTTCGGAGAATCCAGCTCTCAATTATGGTACAGGAGGAATGCTCCATGGGAAAAAATATATGTTGACCACTTCCTGGAATGCGCCTAAAGAAGCGTTTACCCTACCTGGTGAGTTTTTTAATGAAAAGAGTGTAGATGAAGGACCTTTATTCGGATTTCATCGCATGAATGCATTTACAGGGATGAAACCCTTATCAGGAATACATTTCCATGATGTCGAAAAGAACGCGGATCTCGAAACCGATTTAACACGTTACAGAGCACATTTGGAGCAAACCTTTGTGGCTCAGTTATTAGAAGAAAATAGCTTATAA
- a CDS encoding GNAT family N-acetyltransferase: protein MNIEQVNEEKKGWFKAVEDGKEAGLMTYVWAGPGKIIIDHTEVDPGFAGKGVGKALVLEAVRYARENKVKILPLCPFAKSVFDKNADLQDVLF, encoded by the coding sequence ATGAATATCGAACAGGTTAATGAGGAGAAAAAAGGCTGGTTTAAGGCTGTAGAAGATGGTAAGGAAGCTGGACTGATGACCTATGTCTGGGCGGGTCCCGGAAAAATCATTATCGACCATACGGAAGTAGACCCGGGGTTTGCAGGTAAAGGGGTGGGGAAGGCATTGGTATTGGAAGCCGTTCGTTATGCCAGGGAAAATAAAGTGAAAATCCTTCCTTTATGTCCTTTTGCCAAAAGTGTCTTTGATAAGAATGCAGATTTGCAGGATGTCCTTTTCTAA
- a CDS encoding pirin family protein, with amino-acid sequence MSNIKLIIEERPSNIGNFMVGRLLPFREKRMVGPFSFIDHMGPICLSDHENLDVPPHPHIGLSTLTYLFEGSIMHKDGLGTEVEIKPGQVNWMTAGSGIVHSERTPSYLRDSDKMLHGLQIWVALPAALEKMAPEFYHAGEEDIPSWEENGIAFKLIAGEAFGRKSPVPVYSPLYFLELKTTNRQTVTIGADLFGESALYILEGAIESEGYTYEPKQILVAKDTKLCEFVMQENTTVYIFGGEPFPEERIIYWNFVASTRERIEEAKTMWLEQSFASVPGETDFVPLPEQGKNIKN; translated from the coding sequence ATGTCAAATATTAAATTGATTATTGAAGAAAGGCCAAGTAATATTGGCAATTTCATGGTAGGCCGACTTTTACCATTCCGGGAGAAGCGAATGGTGGGCCCTTTTTCATTTATTGATCATATGGGCCCGATTTGTTTAAGTGACCATGAGAATTTGGATGTTCCACCTCATCCACACATCGGTCTTTCTACGCTTACCTACCTTTTTGAAGGAAGCATTATGCATAAAGACGGCCTTGGAACCGAGGTGGAAATAAAACCGGGACAAGTAAACTGGATGACTGCGGGAAGTGGAATTGTTCATTCTGAACGGACGCCTTCCTACCTTAGAGATTCTGATAAAATGCTTCACGGACTTCAGATCTGGGTAGCATTGCCTGCCGCACTGGAAAAAATGGCGCCCGAATTCTACCATGCAGGAGAGGAAGATATTCCCTCATGGGAGGAGAATGGAATCGCTTTTAAACTGATTGCAGGTGAAGCTTTCGGAAGAAAATCTCCGGTTCCGGTATATAGTCCACTTTATTTCCTGGAATTGAAAACAACCAACCGGCAAACGGTGACCATCGGTGCTGATTTGTTCGGAGAGAGTGCTTTGTACATCCTGGAAGGAGCAATTGAAAGCGAAGGTTATACTTATGAGCCGAAGCAGATCCTGGTGGCTAAAGACACTAAACTTTGCGAGTTCGTGATGCAGGAAAATACGACCGTTTATATTTTTGGAGGAGAACCTTTTCCTGAAGAACGGATCATTTACTGGAATTTTGTGGCCTCAACAAGAGAAAGGATTGAAGAAGCGAAGACCATGTGGCTGGAACAATCTTTTGCGAGCGTGCCGGGAGAGACTGACTTTGTTCCCCTTCCGGAGCAGGGAAAAAACATTAAAAATTAA
- a CDS encoding LysR family transcriptional regulator, with amino-acid sequence MVNLEWFRTFKAIYETGTLTGAAEILYISQPGVSLHLNSLEAYVGYKLFDRTSRRMVSTERGKVLYNYVLDAVTKLEAAEHHFHKSTEKDTPTISIGMCFETFQFTLESYLPKLPFNVIIKFGEYPEMLSDLDNGILDLIITPQKGDSNNINYLPFSKEKIVLVGGSATPTAGFDELLKEGNMQEVHAWLKKQTWYGTTADMEHLRRFWHLNFNKRPDFKPNYIVPNLSSIVRCISEQNGVAIIPDFLCRKEIESGNIKVIWEGNDVIENTLYFSTRKKTIYATEIKMIEEIFIKEMV; translated from the coding sequence ATGGTTAATCTAGAATGGTTTAGAACATTTAAAGCGATTTACGAAACCGGGACCCTAACCGGAGCAGCTGAAATATTGTACATCTCCCAACCCGGGGTCAGTCTGCATTTGAATTCTTTGGAAGCTTATGTAGGTTATAAGCTATTTGACCGCACTTCCAGAAGAATGGTTTCCACTGAACGCGGCAAAGTACTTTACAATTATGTACTCGATGCAGTAACCAAACTGGAAGCAGCGGAACATCATTTTCATAAGAGTACAGAAAAAGATACTCCTACCATCAGTATCGGAATGTGTTTTGAGACCTTTCAATTTACTTTGGAATCCTACCTGCCGAAGCTTCCCTTTAATGTCATCATCAAATTTGGAGAATATCCGGAAATGCTGAGCGACCTCGACAATGGCATTCTTGATTTGATCATCACCCCTCAGAAAGGGGATTCCAATAACATCAATTACCTTCCTTTCTCCAAAGAGAAAATCGTACTGGTGGGCGGGTCGGCCACACCAACTGCCGGTTTTGACGAGCTCCTCAAAGAAGGAAATATGCAAGAGGTCCATGCCTGGCTTAAAAAACAGACCTGGTATGGCACCACCGCAGACATGGAGCATTTAAGGCGATTCTGGCACCTCAACTTCAATAAGCGCCCAGACTTCAAGCCAAACTATATTGTGCCCAACCTGAGCTCTATCGTACGTTGTATCAGCGAACAAAACGGAGTGGCCATCATTCCTGATTTTTTATGCAGAAAAGAAATCGAGAGCGGCAACATTAAGGTGATCTGGGAAGGAAATGACGTCATTGAGAACACCCTCTATTTTTCCACCCGCAAAAAAACCATTTACGCTACAGAGATCAAAATGATTGAAGAAATCTTTATCAAAGAAATGGTTTAG
- a CDS encoding multidrug efflux SMR transporter has protein sequence MKFIYLFVAITAEVIATSALKASEQFSKLIPSLIVIAGYMIAFYFLSLTLRTMQVGIAYALWSGVGIVLVSAAGYFLYHQKLDLPAILGISLIILGVIVINVFSKSASH, from the coding sequence ATGAAATTTATCTATTTATTTGTAGCGATTACTGCCGAAGTAATCGCTACAAGTGCTTTAAAGGCGTCGGAACAGTTTTCTAAACTGATTCCTTCCCTTATTGTGATTGCGGGTTATATGATTGCCTTTTATTTTCTCAGCCTCACTTTGAGAACGATGCAGGTCGGTATTGCCTATGCATTGTGGTCGGGTGTAGGTATTGTATTGGTTTCTGCTGCCGGATATTTTTTATACCATCAAAAGCTGGATTTACCTGCAATTCTGGGAATTTCACTGATCATTCTTGGCGTGATCGTGATCAATGTGTTTTCTAAATCTGCGTCACATTAG
- the murB gene encoding UDP-N-acetylmuramate dehydrogenase produces the protein MTIFQENISLKPYNTFSIPVSSHYFAEVSSPSGLEELLKSALIKEQPLLILGGGSNLLFTKDFDGLVIKMSIPGISEEIHGDEVIVTAGAGVVWNDFVNYCVQKGFAGVENLSLIPGTVGASPIQNIGAYGVELKDVFESCSAYEIATGKRRTFNHEDCRFDYRDSIFKNELKGQYIITEVSFRLSRVANINTQYGAIQEELVKRGITHPTIADVSAVVSHIRVSKLPDPSTIGNAGSFFKNPVIEQEAFQKVFEKFPELVHYPAGNGKVKLAAGWLIEQCGFKGKVVGQTGTWKNQALVLVNHGQASGQEVYSFSENIIDTVAARFGVRLEREVNIL, from the coding sequence ATGACCATCTTCCAGGAAAATATCTCATTAAAACCTTATAACACCTTTAGCATACCTGTTAGCAGCCATTATTTTGCAGAAGTATCTAGTCCATCTGGATTAGAAGAACTGTTGAAGTCTGCATTGATTAAGGAGCAGCCGCTGTTGATTTTGGGAGGCGGAAGTAATCTTTTATTTACGAAAGACTTTGATGGTTTGGTGATAAAAATGAGTATCCCAGGGATTTCTGAGGAGATTCATGGGGATGAGGTCATCGTTACTGCCGGAGCAGGGGTGGTCTGGAATGACTTTGTAAACTATTGTGTACAAAAGGGTTTTGCCGGAGTAGAGAACCTGAGCCTGATCCCCGGGACGGTAGGAGCTTCCCCGATCCAGAATATCGGTGCATATGGCGTGGAGCTTAAAGATGTTTTTGAATCCTGTTCGGCTTATGAAATTGCGACGGGAAAACGCAGGACCTTTAATCATGAGGATTGTCGGTTTGATTATCGCGATAGCATTTTTAAAAATGAGCTGAAAGGCCAGTATATCATCACAGAGGTGAGTTTCAGGTTAAGCCGGGTAGCTAATATCAATACGCAATATGGCGCCATTCAGGAAGAATTGGTTAAGAGGGGAATTACCCATCCAACAATTGCTGATGTTTCTGCTGTGGTCTCCCATATCCGGGTAAGCAAGCTCCCTGATCCTTCTACAATCGGCAATGCCGGAAGCTTTTTTAAGAACCCTGTAATTGAGCAGGAAGCCTTCCAAAAGGTCTTTGAAAAATTTCCTGAACTGGTACATTATCCAGCTGGGAATGGTAAAGTTAAACTCGCAGCTGGCTGGTTAATAGAACAATGCGGGTTTAAAGGTAAGGTGGTTGGACAAACAGGAACCTGGAAAAATCAGGCCCTGGTGCTTGTCAACCATGGACAGGCAAGCGGACAGGAAGTGTATAGTTTTTCAGAAAATATAATAGATACGGTAGCGGCCAGATTTGGTGTTCGACTGGAAAGAGAAGTAAATATTCTGTGA
- a CDS encoding 3'-5' exonuclease — protein sequence MANKLDKIVIVDIEATCWNTGQPKGMESDIIEVGVCLLDIRTGEISENRGILVKPERSEISLFCTELTTITPQMIEEEGIAFKEACRILQDEYLSQGRPWASFGAYDQKQFQKQCTAMNIGYPFGPSHINVKTLFALKKKLSHEKGMSAALSLLKIPLEGTHHRGVDDANNIAKILNWILK from the coding sequence ATGGCAAATAAATTAGATAAAATAGTCATCGTAGATATAGAAGCAACCTGCTGGAATACTGGACAACCGAAAGGAATGGAAAGTGACATTATTGAGGTTGGCGTATGTCTCCTGGATATTCGCACTGGCGAGATTTCCGAAAACAGAGGGATACTGGTAAAGCCAGAGCGGTCTGAGATCAGTCTTTTCTGTACTGAATTGACCACAATTACGCCACAAATGATCGAAGAGGAAGGGATCGCGTTTAAAGAAGCTTGTCGGATTTTGCAGGATGAGTACTTATCGCAAGGCCGGCCCTGGGCAAGTTTTGGCGCATATGATCAGAAGCAATTTCAGAAACAATGTACCGCCATGAATATCGGGTATCCTTTTGGCCCTTCCCATATCAATGTAAAGACCTTATTTGCATTAAAAAAGAAGCTGAGCCATGAAAAGGGAATGTCAGCTGCATTGAGTCTGCTCAAGATTCCCCTCGAAGGAACACACCACCGTGGTGTTGATGATGCAAATAATATTGCCAAAATACTGAACTGGATTTTAAAGTAA
- a CDS encoding aldo/keto reductase, translated as MEYRKLGKSELELSAITYGAFAIGGTMWGGNEKQNSIAAIHASLDHGVSTIDTAPFYGFGLSEELIGEAIKGKDRSKIQILNKFGLVWDQSNQGKGEHFFDAEENGKILPIYKYAAKANVIKELEESLKRLGTDYIDLLQLHWPDASTPIDETMEALELLIQQGKIRAAGVSNYNLDQMKTANESIALSSNQLAYSMLNRGIADDVIPYAIAHDISIIAYSPLERGLLTGKYFKDATLKTNDHRNGYFGQFDAEKVKSFLAAIQPVADAKNVSLSQLVLRWTTLQPGITIVLAGARDASQAIDNAKAMDITFKRDEIDYINEQLNKVSF; from the coding sequence ATGGAATATAGAAAATTAGGTAAATCAGAACTGGAATTGTCGGCGATCACTTATGGCGCATTTGCGATTGGTGGTACAATGTGGGGAGGAAACGAGAAACAAAATTCAATAGCTGCGATTCATGCCTCTTTAGATCATGGAGTAAGTACCATTGATACTGCACCCTTTTATGGCTTTGGTTTAAGTGAGGAGTTGATTGGCGAAGCAATCAAAGGGAAAGACAGAAGTAAAATTCAGATCCTGAATAAATTTGGACTGGTATGGGACCAGAGCAATCAAGGGAAAGGAGAACATTTCTTTGATGCGGAAGAGAATGGAAAGATCTTACCGATTTACAAGTATGCTGCAAAGGCCAATGTGATCAAAGAGCTGGAGGAAAGTTTAAAACGTCTGGGTACGGATTATATTGACCTGTTGCAATTGCACTGGCCGGATGCCAGCACACCGATTGATGAAACTATGGAAGCTTTGGAATTGCTGATTCAGCAAGGTAAGATCAGAGCAGCAGGGGTGAGCAATTATAATCTTGATCAAATGAAAACTGCAAATGAAAGCATCGCCCTTTCTTCCAATCAGCTTGCTTATAGCATGCTCAACAGGGGGATTGCAGATGATGTCATTCCCTATGCAATAGCGCATGACATTTCTATCATTGCTTACAGTCCATTGGAAAGAGGTCTGCTGACCGGAAAGTATTTTAAAGATGCGACGTTAAAAACGAATGATCACAGGAATGGTTATTTTGGTCAGTTTGATGCGGAAAAAGTGAAAAGCTTTTTAGCAGCCATTCAGCCTGTCGCTGATGCGAAAAATGTTTCTTTATCTCAGTTGGTTTTACGCTGGACCACCCTTCAGCCAGGAATCACTATCGTCTTGGCCGGAGCCAGAGATGCAAGCCAGGCCATTGATAATGCCAAAGCAATGGACATCACTTTTAAAAGAGATGAAATTGATTATATCAATGAACAGTTAAATAAGGTCAGCTTTTAA
- a CDS encoding sigma-70 family RNA polymerase sigma factor, producing the protein MTKNEFNLQLNDHSVSLQSFALNFTKDIEDANDLVQDTMLKAVTYYSKFKEGTNLKGWLFTIMKNTFINNYRRLVKTNALITKSDDISSANLHYSAAKNTSDSKFIIGDINKALATLQPEYYIPFIKYFEGYKYHEIAEMLEIPIGTVKTRIHVARQILKKYLKTYSKEILGAEVV; encoded by the coding sequence ATGACAAAAAATGAATTCAACCTCCAGTTAAATGACCATTCGGTTTCTTTGCAGTCATTCGCTTTAAATTTTACGAAAGACATTGAGGATGCAAACGACTTAGTTCAGGATACCATGTTAAAAGCGGTAACTTACTACAGTAAGTTTAAAGAAGGTACAAACCTTAAAGGATGGTTATTTACCATCATGAAAAACACCTTCATTAACAACTACAGACGTTTGGTGAAAACCAATGCATTAATTACCAAATCAGACGATATTTCTTCTGCCAATCTGCACTATAGTGCTGCAAAAAACACGAGCGACAGTAAGTTTATTATAGGCGATATCAATAAAGCGCTTGCCACGCTTCAGCCGGAATATTATATTCCTTTCATCAAATATTTTGAAGGATATAAATATCATGAGATTGCTGAAATGTTAGAAATTCCAATAGGTACGGTAAAGACGAGAATCCACGTTGCCCGCCAGATTCTTAAAAAATATCTGAAAACCTATTCTAAAGAAATTTTGGGTGCAGAGGTTGTTTAG